A genome region from Gopherus flavomarginatus isolate rGopFla2 chromosome 9, rGopFla2.mat.asm, whole genome shotgun sequence includes the following:
- the LOC127058527 gene encoding paraneoplastic antigen Ma3 homolog, translating to MPGLLGLKPRAPQQETAPSPDEWVKALGQALGKVMPPHPESSPYRKLRLFSGGPTPIPGEEAFEPWLEHTTEMLQEWAVPEAEKRRRLVECLRGPALDVIRTLKLSNPGVKVRDCLEALDHAFGRTEGSEDVYCKFLNARQQKGEKVSAYVQRLEKLLQRAIMRGAVAVEQMDRTRLAQIVRGIQYQNPILLHLRLRERQDNPPSYSRLIKEVREEEERQAAGEVWEVQQHQASGTTSTRTPKALMVNPQEELTQRVQALTQKVTELESTLDSAKTSRCKEPSATMVQRTTFRTSAPPRQQGKGQSFFCYRCGQSGHIAARCQNAENPMLVYQKLRTTWGKPGNGPRAWEGSRLGLQDAEAPLEGTMRPESPQD from the coding sequence ATGCCAGGTCTGTTGGGCCTTAAGCCGAGAGCCCCACAACAGGAGACTGCTCCTTCACCTGATGAGTGGGTGAAGGCTTTGGGGCAAGCATTAGGGAAAGTCATGCCACCCCACCCCGAGTCAAGTCCCTATCGTAAACTGAGGTTGTTTTCTGGGGGTCCCACCCCAATACCTGGGGAGGAAGCATTtgaaccctggctggagcacaccacagagatgctgcaggagtgggcggtgcctgaggctgaaaagagaaGGCGACTagtagagtgtctcagggggccaGCTCTAGATGTGATTCGCACCCTGAAACTCAGTAACCCTGGGGTCAAGGTgagggactgcctagaggccctggaCCATGCTTTTGGGAGAACTGAGGGTTCAGAGGATGTTTATTGCAAATTCCTCAATGCCAGGCAACAAAAGGGAGAGAAGGTTTCTGCCTATGTCCAAAGATTGGAGAAATTATTACAGAGAGCCATCATGAGGGGAGCAGTAGCCGTTGAGCAAATGGACCGGACTAGATTGGCTCAGATTGTGAGAGGAATTCAATATCAGAACCCAATCCTTCTCCACCTTCGATTAAGGGAACGGCAAGATAATCCACCAAGTTACTCTCGCCTGATAAAAGAGGTCcgagaagaagaagagaggcaggcagctggcgaGGTTTGGGAGGTGCAGCAACACCAAGCATCTGGCACAACATCCACACGGACACCCAAGGCACTAATGGTGAATCCTCAAGAGGAACTTACTCAGCGAGTGCAGGCCTTAACACAGAAAGTGACTGAACTAGAGAGTACCCTCGATTcagcaaagacttcaaggtgcaaggAACCCTCTGCTACCATGGTCCAGAGAACTACGTTTAGAACATCTGCACCCCCTCGACAGCAAGGGAAAGGACAATCCTTCTTCTGCTACCGGTGTGGCCAGAGTGGGCACATTGCTGCAAGGTGTCAGAATGCAGAGAATCCCATGCTGGTATATCAAAAGCTGAGGACCACCTGGGGAAAGCCGGGAAACggccccagggcctgggaagggagcCGCCTAGGCCTGCAGGATGCGGAGGCTCCCCTGGAAGGAACCATGCGGCCCGAATCCCCCCAGGATTGA